In Helicobacter pylori Shi112, the genomic window GGATTAGAATGAAACGGATTTTATGGTTAGCCTTGATTTTATTTTTTAGCCCCTTATTCGCTAACGCTCAAAAAACTCAAGAAACTAAAGAAGTTAAAAGCCAAACCCGTTTCAATATTCCCACCACTAAGGTCATAGAAAAAGAATTTTCTCAAAGCCGGCGCTATTACGCGCTCCTACAGCCTAATGAAGCGCTGATTTTTTCTCAAACCCTGCGTTTTGATGGCTATGTGGAAAAGCTTTATGCGAATAAAACCTATACCCCCATTAAAAAGGGCGATAGGTTATTGAGCGTGTATTCCCCTGAACTAGTGAGCGCTCAAAGCGAATTGCTATCATCATTGAAATTCAACCAACAAGTGGGAGCGATTAAAGAAAAATTAAAACTATTAGGGCTAGAAAACTCCAGCATTGAAAGAATTATCAGCGCTCATAAAGTCCAAAATGAAATGACTATTTACTCTCACTTCAACGGCGTTATTTTTAAAAAAAGCCCCAATCTCAATGAGGGGAGTTTCATTAAAAAAGGGCAAGAGTTGTTTCAAATCATAGATTTAAGCCAATTGTGGGCGCTTGTTAAAGTCAATCAAGAGGATTTAGAGTTTTTAAAAAACACGCATAAAGCGATCTTGTTTGTAGAAGGGGTTAAAGGCGGGCAAGAAATCACGCTTGAAAACATCAACCCTATCATAAACAAAGAAGATAAAATGCTAGAAGCGCGCTTCAATGTGCCTAATGCTAAACAGCTTTATTACCCTAACATGTTCGCTCAAGTAGAAATCTTTCAAAAACCACAAAAAATGAAGATCCTGCCTAAAGAAGCGGTTTTGATTAAAGGGGGGAAAGCTATCGTGTTTAAAAAAGATGATTTTGGCTTAAGCCCGTTAGAAATTAAAGCCGTTCGCTTGAGCGATGGGAGTTATGAAATTTTAGAGGGTTTAAAAGCGGGCGAAGAAGTCGCTAATAACGCTTTATTCGTGCTAGACGCTGACGCTCAAAACAATGGGGATTATTGAATGATAGAAAAAATCATTGATTTAAGCGTTAAAAACAAACTCCTTACCACTTTAGTCACTCTGCTCATTTTTTTAGCCTCTTTGTGGGCGATAAAAAGCGTCCGTTTAGACGCTTTGCCGGATTTAAGCCCCGCTCAAGTGGTCGTGCAAATCACTTACCCCAATCAAAGCCCTAAAATCGTGCAAGAGCAGGTTACTTACCCATTAGTTTCTACTTTCATGAGTATCGCTAACATTGACACGGTCAGGGGGATTTCTAGCTATGAAAGCGGCCTGATTTACATCATTTTTAAAGACGGCGTCAATTTGTATTGGGCTAGAGATAGGGTTTTAGAGCAATTAAACAGAGCGCTCAATCTGCCTAAGGACGCTAAAGTGGAAATAGGGAGCGATTCCACTTCTATTGGCTGGGCGTATCAATACGCTCTATCTAGCGATAGCAAGAATTTAAGCGATTTGAAAGTCTTGCAAGATTTTTATTACCGCTATGCGCTTTTGGGGGTTGATGGGGTGAGTGAGGTCGCAAGCGTGGGGGGCTTTGTGAAGGATTATGAAGTAACGCTTCAAAACGATTCTTTGATCCGTTATAACTTGAGTTTAGAGCAAGTCGCTAACGCGATTAAAAATTCCAATAACGATACCGGTGGGGGCGTTATTTTAGAAAACGGGTTTGAAAAAATTATAAGATCGCATGGCTATATCCAATCTTTGAAGGATTTAGAAGAAATTGTGGTTAAAAAAGAAGGGGCTATCCCTTTAAAAATCAAAGATATAGCCAGCGTTAGGCTAACGCCAAAACCACGCCGAGGGGCTGCCAACCTTAATGGCGATAAGGAAGTGGTGGGGGGGATTGTTATGGTGCGCTATCACGCTGACACTTATAAGGTGCTTAAAGCCATTAAAGAAAAAATCGCCACCTTACAAGCGAGTAACCCTGATGTGAAAATCACTAGCGTGTATGACAGGAGCGAATTGATTGAAAAAGGCATTGACAACTTAATCCACACGCTCATAGAAGAAAGCGTGATTGTATTAGTTATTATTGCGATTTTTTTACTGCATTTCAGGAGCGCTTTAGTGGTGATTATCACTCTGCCTTTAAGCGTGTGCATTAGTTTCTTGCTCATGCGTTATTTCAATATTGAAGCGAGCATTATGAGTTTAGGGGGCATTGCGATCGCTATAGGGGCGATGGTGGATGCGGCTATTGTGATGGTAGAAAACGCGCACAAGCATCTGCAACACATTGATACAAAAGACAACGCTCAAAGGGTTAATGCCATCATGCAAGGGGTTAAGCATGTGGGAGGCGCGATATTTTTTGCTTTAATGATTATCGTGGTTTCTTTCTTGCCTATTTTCGCGCTCACCGGTCAAGAAGAAAAGCTTTTTGCCCCTTTAGCTTACACCAAAACCTTTGCCATGCTAGTAGGAGCCTTGCTTTCTATCACCATGGTCCCTATTTTAATGGTATGGCTCATTAAAGGGCGGATTTTAGAAGAGTCTAAAAACCCTATTAACGCTTTCTTCATGAAAATTTATGGCGTAAGCTTGAATGTTGTGCTTAAGTTCAGATACGCTTTTTTAATAGCGAGCGTTGTGGGTTTAGGGGGCTTGTATGTAGCGTATCAAAAACTCAACTGGGAATTTATCCCCCAAATCAATGAAGGGGTAGTGATGTATATGCCTGTAACCATTAATGGCGTGGGCATTGACACCGCTTTAGAATATTTGAAAAAAAGTAATAGCGCTATCAAGCGATTGGATTTTGTCAAACAAGTTTTTGGTAAAGTGGGGCGCGCTAACACCAGCACCGATGCTGCCGGTTTAGCCATGATAGAAACCTACATTGAATTAAAGCCGCAAAACGAATGGAAAGAAAAGCTCAGCTATAAAGAAGTTAGGGATAAATTAGAAAAAACCTTGCAATTAAAAGGCTTGACCAATTCATGGACTTACCCCATTCGTGGGAGAACGGACATGCTCTTAACCGGGATTAGAACGCCCCTAGGCATCAAGCTCTATGGTAATGACACGGATAAATTACAAGAATTAGCGATCCTTATGGAACAACAGCTCAAAACCCTAAAAGAGAGTTTGTCCGTCTTTGCGGAGCGATCCAATAATGGCTACTACATCACGCTGGATTTGAACGATGAAAATCTGGCTCGTTATGGCATCAATAAAAACGCCGTGTTAGACACGATTAAATTCGCTTTGGGCGGAGCCACGCTCACTACCATGATTAAGGGCGTAGAAAATTACCCCATTTCTTTACGCTTAGAAGACACAGAAAGAAACACCATTGAAAGATTACAAAACCTCTACGTCAAAACCGCTTACAATTACATGCCCTTAAGGGAGTTAGCCCATGTCTATTACGACAACTCGCCGGCGGTGTTAAAGAGCGAAAAGGGCTTGAATGTGAATTTTATTTATATTGTGCCCCAAGCCAATATCAGCTCTGATACCTACAGACAACTGGCTCAAAAAGCGCTAGAAAAAATCAAATTGCCCAGCGGGTATTATTATGAATTTAGCGGTGAGAGCCAGTATTTAGAAGAAGCGTTTAAAACCTTACAATACATCGTGCCGGTGAGCGTGTTTATCATTTTTATTTTAATTGTCTTTGCTTTAAAGAATCTCACTAATTCCTTACTATGCTTTTTCACTCTGCCTTTTGCGTTTTTGGGGGGGTTAATTTTTATGAATATCATGGGCTTTAACATGAGCGTGGCGGCGTTAGTGGGCTTTTTAGCCCTTTTAGGGGTAGCGAGCGAAACGGCTATTGTGATGATTATTTATTTAGAAGACGCGTTTCAAAAATTCATCAAAACCCCTTTAAAAGAGCAAAACAGTGCCGCTTTAAAAGAGGCCATCATGCATGGGGCGGTGCTTAGGGTAAGGCCCAAGCTTATGACCTTTTTTAGCATTCTAGCTTCACTCATTCCGATCATGTATAGCCATGGCACAGGAAGTGAGATCATGAAATCCATCGCTGCGCCCATGCTAGGAGGCATGATAAGCAGCGTTGTTTTAACGCTTTTTATTATCCCTACGGCGTATTTTGTGATTAAAAACGCTAGGGTTAAAAGCAATCAAACATCATTTT contains:
- a CDS encoding efflux RND transporter permease subunit, which produces MIEKIIDLSVKNKLLTTLVTLLIFLASLWAIKSVRLDALPDLSPAQVVVQITYPNQSPKIVQEQVTYPLVSTFMSIANIDTVRGISSYESGLIYIIFKDGVNLYWARDRVLEQLNRALNLPKDAKVEIGSDSTSIGWAYQYALSSDSKNLSDLKVLQDFYYRYALLGVDGVSEVASVGGFVKDYEVTLQNDSLIRYNLSLEQVANAIKNSNNDTGGGVILENGFEKIIRSHGYIQSLKDLEEIVVKKEGAIPLKIKDIASVRLTPKPRRGAANLNGDKEVVGGIVMVRYHADTYKVLKAIKEKIATLQASNPDVKITSVYDRSELIEKGIDNLIHTLIEESVIVLVIIAIFLLHFRSALVVIITLPLSVCISFLLMRYFNIEASIMSLGGIAIAIGAMVDAAIVMVENAHKHLQHIDTKDNAQRVNAIMQGVKHVGGAIFFALMIIVVSFLPIFALTGQEEKLFAPLAYTKTFAMLVGALLSITMVPILMVWLIKGRILEESKNPINAFFMKIYGVSLNVVLKFRYAFLIASVVGLGGLYVAYQKLNWEFIPQINEGVVMYMPVTINGVGIDTALEYLKKSNSAIKRLDFVKQVFGKVGRANTSTDAAGLAMIETYIELKPQNEWKEKLSYKEVRDKLEKTLQLKGLTNSWTYPIRGRTDMLLTGIRTPLGIKLYGNDTDKLQELAILMEQQLKTLKESLSVFAERSNNGYYITLDLNDENLARYGINKNAVLDTIKFALGGATLTTMIKGVENYPISLRLEDTERNTIERLQNLYVKTAYNYMPLRELAHVYYDNSPAVLKSEKGLNVNFIYIVPQANISSDTYRQLAQKALEKIKLPSGYYYEFSGESQYLEEAFKTLQYIVPVSVFIIFILIVFALKNLTNSLLCFFTLPFAFLGGLIFMNIMGFNMSVAALVGFLALLGVASETAIVMIIYLEDAFQKFIKTPLKEQNSAALKEAIMHGAVLRVRPKLMTFFSILASLIPIMYSHGTGSEIMKSIAAPMLGGMISSVVLTLFIIPTAYFVIKNARVKSNQTSF
- a CDS encoding efflux RND transporter periplasmic adaptor subunit, with product MKRILWLALILFFSPLFANAQKTQETKEVKSQTRFNIPTTKVIEKEFSQSRRYYALLQPNEALIFSQTLRFDGYVEKLYANKTYTPIKKGDRLLSVYSPELVSAQSELLSSLKFNQQVGAIKEKLKLLGLENSSIERIISAHKVQNEMTIYSHFNGVIFKKSPNLNEGSFIKKGQELFQIIDLSQLWALVKVNQEDLEFLKNTHKAILFVEGVKGGQEITLENINPIINKEDKMLEARFNVPNAKQLYYPNMFAQVEIFQKPQKMKILPKEAVLIKGGKAIVFKKDDFGLSPLEIKAVRLSDGSYEILEGLKAGEEVANNALFVLDADAQNNGDY